In a genomic window of Bacteroidales bacterium:
- a CDS encoding PKD domain-containing protein, producing the protein MITDIRGCVDTAFQQVCVPSELTATFSYTQSCFGEPMQFTPAVANPAAPADSLISFQWNFGDPQSGAQNLSTLKTPGHTFTAPGFYTINFSTTDQFGCQADDYQSVQVHALPVALFDYTRAAATQPSPLPAKASIPQVLLLPCTGTLGTGHWIPSMLPQQVPRINTPQPEPM; encoded by the coding sequence ATGATCACCGATATCCGCGGATGTGTGGATACAGCCTTCCAGCAGGTATGTGTCCCCTCAGAGCTCACTGCTACCTTTAGTTATACACAGTCCTGCTTCGGTGAGCCTATGCAGTTCACCCCCGCAGTTGCTAACCCTGCTGCTCCTGCCGATTCCCTGATCAGTTTCCAGTGGAACTTTGGAGACCCTCAGTCGGGAGCACAGAACCTGAGTACCCTCAAAACCCCGGGACATACTTTCACCGCCCCGGGCTTCTATACCATTAACTTCTCCACCACAGACCAGTTCGGATGCCAGGCGGATGATTACCAGAGTGTGCAGGTGCATGCTTTGCCTGTAGCATTGTTCGATTATACCCGGGCAGCTGCGACTCAACCATCACCTTTACCAGCCAAAGCATCGATACCGCAAGTGCTATTACTACCATGTACTGGAACTTTGGGGACGGGACACTGGATACCATCAATGCTCCCACAACAAGTACCACGCATAAATACACCACAGCCGGAACCTATGTAA
- a CDS encoding PKD domain-containing protein: MYWNFGDGTLDTINAPTTSTTHKYTTAGTYVTTLTVVDGNGCTSTVTDSIQRSPCIVAAYTPSDTLLCQNYALEFADFSTCDAQISQWVWTWGDTAQPTTYNSYQSLTTHTFTQPGTFLVKLRVSTIVGGSVISDSTQRVITVIATPMAGFSTQDVCYRQESMFTDTTKANGATLLTYRWEFGDPQSVYDTAVNRNPSWVYPAPGSYDPRLIVTNQSGCRDTATTSLIIHGLPSATFNSSIACVGHPTYFFDHSDPYLAPLNLWGWRVSDSLGRFLGSMQGSTPQFVFDSIGRYRVLLTASDTNQCADTLRAEVNVEPSPLSAFSYTEDVEQVQGQVQFNDGSIGADEYHWDFGNGEISPLASPLITYTEDGTYTVTLVTLNEQGCSDTTSMIYTLLFKGLYVPNAFAPGGTLQQTRIWKPVGQNLATYHCQVYNSHGAMIWESKQLDERGSPVEYWDGTYKGHPVQQDVYVWKIQAIFRDGTIWNNKDVGNHDKLTEPVFGTIVLIR; the protein is encoded by the coding sequence ATGTACTGGAACTTTGGGGACGGGACACTGGATACCATCAATGCTCCCACAACAAGTACCACGCATAAATACACCACAGCCGGAACCTATGTAACCACATTGACCGTGGTGGATGGAAATGGTTGTACTTCAACAGTCACAGACAGCATTCAGCGTTCCCCCTGTATTGTGGCAGCCTATACGCCATCAGACACCTTGCTATGCCAGAACTATGCCCTTGAGTTTGCGGACTTTTCTACCTGCGATGCCCAGATCAGTCAGTGGGTATGGACCTGGGGAGATACCGCACAACCGACCACTTATAACAGCTATCAATCCCTCACCACTCATACCTTCACCCAGCCGGGTACTTTCCTTGTAAAACTCAGGGTAAGTACGATCGTGGGAGGCAGCGTGATCAGTGACTCCACACAAAGGGTGATCACGGTGATCGCCACACCGATGGCAGGATTTTCAACACAGGATGTATGTTACAGGCAGGAGTCGATGTTCACCGATACCACCAAAGCCAATGGAGCTACACTACTCACTTACCGCTGGGAGTTCGGTGATCCTCAGAGTGTGTATGACACCGCTGTAAACCGCAACCCCTCCTGGGTTTATCCTGCCCCGGGCAGTTACGACCCCAGGCTGATTGTCACCAACCAGTCGGGCTGCCGTGATACCGCCACCACCAGCCTGATAATCCATGGCCTTCCTTCTGCTACCTTCAACAGCTCTATTGCCTGTGTTGGGCATCCGACCTACTTCTTCGACCATTCAGATCCTTACCTTGCCCCGCTGAACCTATGGGGATGGAGGGTGAGTGACAGTCTGGGAAGGTTTTTAGGCTCAATGCAGGGATCTACCCCCCAGTTCGTGTTCGACAGTATCGGAAGGTATAGGGTACTTTTAACCGCCAGCGATACCAACCAATGTGCCGATACCTTAAGGGCAGAGGTGAATGTGGAACCCTCACCACTGAGTGCTTTCAGCTATACAGAAGATGTAGAACAGGTGCAGGGACAGGTACAGTTCAACGACGGATCCATCGGAGCCGATGAATACCACTGGGACTTTGGTAATGGAGAGATATCACCCCTTGCTTCCCCACTGATCACTTACACCGAAGACGGTACTTATACCGTGACCCTGGTTACCCTGAATGAGCAGGGCTGTTCGGATACTACCAGCATGATATACACATTGCTCTTCAAAGGCTTGTATGTCCCCAATGCATTTGCCCCGGGAGGGACGCTGCAGCAGACAAGGATATGGAAACCGGTGGGACAGAACCTGGCCACTTACCACTGCCAGGTGTATAACTCACACGGAGCCATGATCTGGGAATCCAAACAACTGGATGAGAGAGGATCACCTGTGGAGTACTGGGATGGAACCTATAAGGGACACCCCGTTCAGCAGGATGTATATGTCTGGAAAATCCAGGCCATTTTCCGCGATGGAACCATCTGGAATAATAAGGATGTGGGGAACCATGACAAGCTGACCGAACCTGTGTTTGGGACCATTGTGCTGATACGGTAA